In Candidatus Hydrogenedentota bacterium, the DNA window TTGACACGCTGCGGAAGAAGGGCGGCATCAGCGGGTATCCGAAGCTGTCGGAGAGCCCGTGCGACGCCTTCGGCACGGGGCACAGCTCCACGTCCATCTCGGCGGCGACGGGGCTGGCCATCGCGCGGGACCGGCGGGGGGCGGACCACCAGGTGGTCGCCCTCATCGGCGACGGCGCGATCACGGGCGGCATGGCCTTTGAGGCCCTGAGCCACGCGGGCCACCTGGGGCTGGACATGCTGGTGGTGCTGAACGACAACAAGATGTCCATCTCCCCCAATGTGGGCGGGCTCGCGCACTACTTCAACCGCATCATCACGGCGGGCCCGTACAAGCGCGCGAAGCAGGACGTGGGCAGCTATGTGAAGGCCCTGGTCGGCGACCGCATGACGCGGCGCATCCAGGATCTCGAAAAGTCCGTGAAGGGCTTCATCACGCGCGGCGGGCTGTTTCAGGAGCTGGGCTTCAACTACATCGGCCCGGTGGACGGGCATGACCTCCCGCTGCTCATCGAACTACTCCAGCGGGTCAAGACCATCCCCGGCCCCGTCTTCCTCCATGTCGTGACGGAGAAGGGCAAGGGGCTGCAGGCCGCGGAGCGGGACCCCCTGGCCTTCCACGGCGTGACGCCCAACTGCATCAAAACGGACGCGGGCGAGGGGGACGCCGTGCCCTCGAAGGTGGAGGCCGCGCCCCCCGCCAAAATTACCTTCACTTCGGCCTTCTCCGGCGCCGTGCTGGCGGCCGCCGCGGAGGACGACCGGGTCTGCGCCATCACGGCGGCCATGCCCACGGGCACGGGGCTGGGCGTCTTCGCGGAGCGGTTTCCGGACCGCTTCTTCGACGTGGGCATCTGCGAGCAGCACGCCGTCACCCTGGCCGCCGGCCTGGCGGCGGGCGGTCTGCGGCCCGTGTGCGCCCTCTACTCGACCTTTCTCCAGCGCGGCTACGACCAGGTCATTCACGATGTCTGCATCCAGCACCTGCCCGTGGTGTTCGCCATAGACCGCGCGGGATTGGTCGGCGAGGACAGCCCCACCCAGAACGGCACCTTTGACCTGTCGTTCCTGCGCGCGGTGCCGGGGCTGGCCCTGTGCGCCCCCCGGGACAACGTGGACACGGCGCTGATGCTCCGGCACCTGCTGCGCCGCGACGGGCCGGGGGCGGTGCGCTACGCCCGCTGCGCCGCGCCGACCATCGGGGCCGCGGAAGGCCGGGATGTGACCCGAGCCGAAAGGCTGCGCCGGGGAACGGACGTGGTGCTGCTGACGGTGGGGCCCCGCGCGGCGGCGGCCCTGGAGGCTGCGGCGCTGCTCGAGGCGGACGGGGTGCATGCCGGCGTGGTGGATGCCCGGTGGGTCAAGCCGCTGGACGCCGCGCTGCTGGACGAAATCCGGGGGTTCCCGATTTTGACGGTCGAGGAGAACACTCTCGACGGCGGATTTGGCGCGGCGGTTTTGGAGCATTACGAGCGGGAGGGCCGTCTCGGGGGACTGCGCATCCGCCGGCACGGCGTGCCCGATGTCTTCACGGAGCAGGGTACCCGCGCCGAGCAGCTGGAGATGCACGACCTCCATGCCGCGGGACTGCGCCGCACCGTGCTGGATTTCCTTTCCTCCCCCAGTTCCTGACACTTCCCGGCTGTTTTTGTGGTCTTAAGTCCATGATTCGACGTGACAGCCCCCCCAATACCCCCTTCCCCGCCCCTTGTCAGGCCGGCCGCCGCGGCGGCACGCTGCTGGGCCTGATCGCCGCCGTTGCCGCGGTTCCCCTGGTCTGGTTCCTGCCCTGGCTCGTCGGGGCGGGCCGGGAGCCCATTCCCCCGCTGGTACCCGGTGACGCGGCCCCGCGCGCCGCTGCGGCGGTCCTGCGCGTCCCGGGAGACCCGGACGACACCCGGGTGGTTCAGGCCTGGGCCGAGGGCGGCTTTCCCAACTGGAAGACGCAGGGAAAAGTCAGCGCCCCGCGGGTGTGCCTGGCCAAACTCCAGGCGGGCCGGGACATTGAGGAGGTCAACCGGTACCTGCTGGCGGCGGAGCCCTGGGCGGCCAGCGGGTCGACCTGGTCCGCGCACCGGGGGGACTACGACTTCACGGAGGCCACGCTCACCGCGATCCTGTACCTGTTCGGGGAGGACCCCTCGCGGCTCTGGCCCGAAACAGTGGAGCACC includes these proteins:
- a CDS encoding 1-deoxy-D-xylulose-5-phosphate synthase; translation: MRILDSINGPQDVKALDLQQLSTLAEELRRQIIETVNRNGGHLASPLGVVELTLALHYVYDAAVDQIVWDVGHQCYAHKLLTGRRDAFDTLRKKGGISGYPKLSESPCDAFGTGHSSTSISAATGLAIARDRRGADHQVVALIGDGAITGGMAFEALSHAGHLGLDMLVVLNDNKMSISPNVGGLAHYFNRIITAGPYKRAKQDVGSYVKALVGDRMTRRIQDLEKSVKGFITRGGLFQELGFNYIGPVDGHDLPLLIELLQRVKTIPGPVFLHVVTEKGKGLQAAERDPLAFHGVTPNCIKTDAGEGDAVPSKVEAAPPAKITFTSAFSGAVLAAAAEDDRVCAITAAMPTGTGLGVFAERFPDRFFDVGICEQHAVTLAAGLAAGGLRPVCALYSTFLQRGYDQVIHDVCIQHLPVVFAIDRAGLVGEDSPTQNGTFDLSFLRAVPGLALCAPRDNVDTALMLRHLLRRDGPGAVRYARCAAPTIGAAEGRDVTRAERLRRGTDVVLLTVGPRAAAALEAAALLEADGVHAGVVDARWVKPLDAALLDEIRGFPILTVEENTLDGGFGAAVLEHYEREGRLGGLRIRRHGVPDVFTEQGTRAEQLEMHDLHAAGLRRTVLDFLSSPSS